DNA from Bacteroides zoogleoformans:
TCCATACGCTTGGTCTTCTGCTCCAGCCAGCCGGAGTAGTTGCCTTTCCAAGGGATGCCCTCTCCACGGTCCAGCTCAAGAATCCATCCGGCCACATGGTCGAGGAAGTAGCGGTCGTGAGTCACGGCAATCACTGTACCTTCATATTGCTGCAAATGTTGCTCCAGCCAATCGATGGATTCGGCGTCAAGGTGGTTGGTAGGCTCGTCGAGCAGAAGCACGTCCGGCTTCTGCAACAACAGGCGGCAAAGAGCCACGCGGCGACGTTCGCCTCCCGACAGATGTTCCACAGACTGGTCTTCGGGCGGACAACGCAAAGCATCCATGGCACGCTCCAGTTTGCTGTCAAGGTTCCATGCGTCGGTAGCATCTATGATATCCTGCAATTCGGCCTGACGAGCGAAGAGTTTATCCATCTTATCCTGATCCTCATAATACTCGGGCAAACCGAACTTCTGATTGATTTCCTCATATTCCGTGAGCGCATCCACAACGGGTTGCACCCCTTCCATTACAATTTCCTTCACCGTCTTTGCAGGGTCAAGATAGGGTTCCTGAGCAAGATATCCCACCGAATATCCGGGCGAAAACACCACTTCTCCTTGATAAGACTTATCCAGGCCGGCAATAATCTTCAGCAAGGTGGACTTGCCCGAACCGTTCAAACCGATAATCCCGATTTTCGCTCCATAGAAGAATGAAAGGTATATATTCTTCAATACTTGCTTATTGTTCTGCTGGATGGTTTTGTTCAGCCCCACCATAGAAAAGATGATTTTCTTATCGTCTACTGTTGCCATGTATTCTAAAAAATAATTAGTGATTAATGTTCAGTGGGCAAAGATATAAAAAAAACGAAAAATCTTTGCTCTTTCCGAAAATGTATCTATCTTTGCAGCCGCTTAACCGCAATAAGGTTTGATTCGCTAGCTCAGCAGGTAGAGCACAACACTTTTAATGTTGGGGTCCTGGGTTCGAGCCCCAGGCGGATCACCAAACCAAAAAGACTTTTCACGGGGATTGAATTAAATACTCGACAAAAGCTTGCCAATAGCCACGTGCGGCAAGCACATTCTCTGAATCCATATCCTCTCTATCCGGCTTCCATGCACCGCTTTTTACTTTGTTTATCGCATCATTCAAAACGAAGTATTATTTTCCATAATCGAAAATTACGCACTACATACTTACCATGTCAGAACTATACCAAAGCCGTATCTCCCCCGTATCCGCTCCGTGTCTATTAGGAAGGAGGTTATACGGAGATGATACGGAGATGATACGGAGATGATACGGAGGTGATACGGAGGTGATACGGAGGTGATGCGGAGCAGGTAGATACTTGACACGCAAATTATTTGTTTTTTCCCCGTCCTCAAAGTAGAATGGTTCCGCAATGCCAAATTCGGCATCCGGGCGCATTGGGAACCACAAAACGTAGAGGGCTCGGGAGACCGGATGGCCCGTTGAATCCCGACAAGTTGGCAGCCTTCTACAAAGAGTCTGCGGATGACCGGAGAGTTATCCCGGGAGACACATGTTCCGGCCTGTCTCCACAGTATATCATGCCGTCCGCGACAAATCCATGGAACTTTTCACGGTTCAGAATTCAACAGGACAGGACTATCGATTAAAAAAGTTGGAGGCGTTTTTGATACCACCTCCAACCTTTTTTGTCACTTAACCTCTTCCAGGTAGAGCACACGACTTGAATAATCGTTCTGCTTGTGATAATCCACCCTGTGGTTATAAGGTATTTCCAGACCGTTGGCCATGAGATAGGCACCGCTGAACGTCTTTCCCTCGAATTTCAAAGGCACATTGTCGATACGGTTCAGTTCGTGCACCTTATAGTGCTTGTCGGGGCAGAGGCCGGCCATCTTCACACGCGGCAGGTGCTGATTGCAGAAATGCTCGGTTTTCCACCAATAGAATACCGCTTTATCCTTTTCGGAGGCAACATACATCAAGGAAGCCGCTCCCAAATGGTCATAGGGAGACAGCAGACGGTAAATATCTCCCATCTGCACGATGGGGCGGATGAGTTTATACTCGGCAATGGCCTTCTTGCACAAAGCCTTCTCGTCGTCTGTCATGTTCTTGGGTTGAATCTCCATGCCCAGACGACCGCTCATTGCCACATCGATGCGATATTTCAGGGGGATGCTGCGGAACGTCTGGTGATTGGGAGTGGCGCTGATGTGCGAAGCCATGGCGATGGCGGGGAAGAAATAAGAAGCGCCCCATTGCATATAGACACGTTGCAAGGCGTCGGTATTGTCGCTCACCCAGAACTCATCGAAGTAAGGCAAAACACCGTAGTTGGCACGGCCGCCGCCACTGGCACAAGCCTGAATGGTGAGGTCGGGGTATTTGCTGCGGATGCGTTGGCAAACCTTCTCGAAGCCACGATGATACTCGATGTACAGATGACTCTGATTGTCTTTCGTCAGATATTGAGAACCATGATTCATGATGGACATGTTGGCATCCCACTTGATATAGTCTATGGCAGGATAAGCCGTCATCAGATTGTCCACAATTTTAAAGACATAGTCCTGCACGGCAGGGTTGGCAAGATCGAGTACCACCTGCGTGCCGCCTCGTCCCAATACGAGGTCGCGTCCGGGAGCCTTGATGACCCATTCGGGATGCTGTTCATAGAGTTCGCTGACGGTATTTGCCATTTCCGGTTCAATCCAGATGCCGAACTTAATGCCGTGTTTCTTGGCGTCCGACAGCAGTCCTTCAATGCCTTGGGGGAGTTTGTTCTTATCCACCACCCAATCGCCCAGCGAAGATCTGTCGTCCTTACGGGGATATTTATCGCCAAACCATCCGTCATCCATGACGAACAGTTCACCGCCCATGGAAGCGATATCGGCCATCATCTGGTCCATACCCTCCTGATTGATATCAAAATAGACTCCTTCCCAGCTGTTCAGCAGAACCTTTCGGGGCGTGGTGCCATGGGCCAGCTTATGCAAGCGTGCCCAGCGGTGGAAGTTGCGGCTGCTGCCGCTCAATCCCTCGCCGCTATAGGTGAGTGCCAGTTCGGGAGTGCGGAACAGTTCGTCTTTCTTCAATGCATAGGCAGAGTTTTCTTCGTTGATGCCTGCAAAGAAATGGTGATACTCGTCGTCGTTCGTATCGATGCGTAGTTTGTAGTTTCCGCTGTAACACAGAGCCGCACCAATCACATCGCCGGTATTCTCCTGCGGTTTGCCATCCAGTGAAAACATCACTTCGGCATGCGACGTGTGGGAGTTGCGCACACCGTCCTTGTTCTTGATAATCTTCATTCCGGGCGCCAGAGGCTCTTGGAAGAGCCGGCCTTCATTGCCCCACGAGCCATACAGATGGGACAGCCATACCTCGCCACGACGGATGGGCAGGTAGGCAGAGGCAAACTGACTGAGCAGCACGGAGTTCTTCTCCCTGTGAGTAATCTCCGTCCAAGCCTCGATGACATCGGCATCTTGCCACGCCTTATAGCAAACATCCACGAAGAAAGGATACACCTTGTCTTTCAGCGACACCACCGTTTTCACCGCATCGGCTTCTTTAGAAACGGCGACCTTCAGCACTTCCAACTGCAATGTCATATTGCCATCGGCATGCCTCACGGCAAGAGCGGTTTCCGCAGGACAGTTCATGCCATACTCCGGATAGGCCGCATGCTTCCACTGAGACGCTTCGAGATTCTGCATATCCGCGTCAGAAAGCTTACCGCCATAATACAAGTATTCCAGCTTTCCACCCTCGGGCGCAGAGAGCACCAAAGAGGTGTTAGGGGTAAATACATACACGCTTTGGGCAAACAAGCCGCCGGTCAGCAGCAATGTTCCCAAAAATAAATTGGTTCGCTTCTTAAAATCCATGTTTTCCTGTTTTTTTAGATTGATTTGTTTTAGCCGTGACAAAGATATGTTTTCTCATCAAAATAAAATAGTATTGTTTTATCTTATCCTCATACTACTTTACCGTTCGTCATGAAAATCCGTTCCCCAATGAAATTTCCCATCCCACCTTCTGCCGGCGGCTGTTCGACGGCCTGACACCGGCAATCCCTGCGATACAAAGAGAGACGACGATTTACAGTATGGCTTCGGTCAAAGTTACAGTACAGCTTCAGTCGAAGTTACAGTACGGCTTCAGTCGAAGTTACAGTACGACTTCGGTCGAAGTTACAGTACGGCTTCGGTCGAAGTTACAGTACGAACAAGCGTTGCCTCACGCTTGTACAAGTGTAGGCTTACGATAGAACAAGCGTGAGCTCTCGCTTGTGCATTCGGATGGATACCTCCATACAAAAGAAGCAGTTAAGAAAGCATATGCTTTGCCCATCAAAAACAAAAATCTCTGAAAATGCCGCTAAAAAAGCATTTAAAAGTAAAGACTATTATTTTTATAGCTAAATTTGTGCGATAAAATACTACTAACACCAATTTTATTCGAAAAAAGAGTATGAAGAAAATGAAAATTACAGCATTACTGCTGTGCGGTACCATACTGCTGGGCAGTTGCGGTACAATGAACAACACGACAAAAGGCGGTATTATCGGCGGAGGTTCCGGCGCTGCCGCAGGTGCCATCATAGGCGGACTGTTAGGCAAAGGCAAAGGGGCTGCCATCGGGGCTGCCATCGGGGCTGCCGTAGGTACGGGAACCGGAGTTGCCATTGGCCGTAAAATGGACAAAAAGGCGGCCGAAGCCGCCAAGATTGAAGGCGCACAAGTTGAGCAAGTGACCGACGTCAATGGCCTGCCGGCCGTAAAGGTTGCTTTCGATGCAGGCATCTTGTTCGGGTTCAACTCTTCCGCATTGAGCAACAATGCAAAATCTTCCTTGCGAGAACTTGCACAGATCTTGAAAGAAGACGCTACTACGGACATCGCCATCATCGGCCATACAGACAAAGTGGGTAGCTACGACGCCAACGTAAAGGTTTCAAACAACCGTGCTTATGCCGTCGAAAATTACTTGCAAAGCTGCGGCGTTTCTCCTGCCCAATTCAAAAAAGTGCAAGGTGTTGCCTATGACCAATACGACGAAAGCAAAACTGCCGCTCAAAATCGTCGTGTAGAGGTATATCTGTATGCCAGCGAGCAGATGATTAAGAATGCCGAATCGGCCAACTAAACCGGCAACAGTCATTCACCGGACACCGGTTGCTGTTTTTAAGAGATGAAAGCCCTCACGTTCGGTCTCCCCAAAAACAATTGGAAATGTCCGGACGTGAGGGCTTTGTATAATGTTTCCCCCCCGACCAACGACAATGAAGCTTCGTAAACCATTGCGAATCCTACGCAACGTCATACTCTTCTTTTTCATTTCCACTATATCCGCGGTGGTGCTCTACCGCTTTCTGCCCATCTACGTCACCCCGCTGATGGTGATTCGCAGCGTGCAGCAGCTATCCAAGGGAGAAAGCCCGGTCTGGCATCATACATGGGTGTCGTCCGACAAGATTTCGCCCCACCTGCCCATGGCGGTCATCGCCTCGGAAGACAACCGCTTCGCCACGCACAACGGGTTCGACTTCATAGAGATAAAGAAAGCCATGAAGGAGGCCGAGAAAGGGAGAAGAAGACGGGGAGCGAGCACCATCAGCCAGCAGACGGCAAAGAATGTGTTCCTCTGGCCGGCATCTTCGTGGCTGCGCAAAGGTTTCGAGGTCTATTTCACGTGGATGATAGAGCTGTGCTGGTCCAAAGAGCGAATCATGGAGGTGTATCTAAACTCCATCGAGATGGGCAGGGGCATCTATGGAGCAGAGGCAGCGGCCAAGCATAAGTTCAGCACCACAGCCGCCAGACTGTCCGCCGGGCAATGCGCACTGATAGCGGCCACACTGCCCAACCCGATACGCTTTGATTCGGCGCGTCCTTCGTCTTACATCAAAAAGCGGCAAGAACAGATTTTACGTCTGATGAAATTAGTGCCGAAGTTTCCTCCGGTGGAGAAGGCGAAAGAGAGAAAAGAGAAGAAAGAAAAGAAGGGAAAGAAGGTAAAATAGAAATAAAGAAAAACTGCCGACCCCGACTAAAACAGAGGGAACCGGCAGTGTATTATATAAAGGAAAAAGATTAGAAGTAGCATCAATAGGTATGTTCTCCCTCCTTCATTTCGTTGGCATCTATCTTGCGAATATCGATGCTGCGCCATGCATAGAAGATATAGGCCAGGACGAAGGGAACGAGGATGGAGACGTAGGCCATGACCCTGAGCGTGAACAGGCTGGAGCAGCTGTTGGCAAGGGTCAATGAGCTCTGCAGGTGGTGAGTGGACGGATAATAGGCCGTATTGTTATAGCCCGCCACCAGCAAAAGAGACAGGACGGTGAGCACCGTACCTATACCGGCAAACCAAATACCTCGGTCGAAGGATGCCTTCCACAACGTGCGGACAATGCCCCAAAGCACGGCAAGCACGCCGACCAGGAACAGGAGCAACACCGCGGGCATCTGGAGGAAGTTGGTGAGGTACTTATAGGGCTCCATGAACACCTCTCCCGTTTCGGGACGGACGGCGTAACCGGGAGACACCAGCGTGCGGATGACGAAGGCCAGGAAGAAAAGGAGGAACAGCCCGGCATTGCCCCAGAGCGAACGGCGGCAGCGGGCCACCAGCTCCTCATCGTTGATGTTGTTGATAAAATAGAGTGCGCCCAGAATGCGCGACAGGAAGAAGACGGCCAGGCCAAGCACCACGTTCCAAGGATTGAGCAGGGCGTCCAGCCCGTGACCGGCGTTGGCCCAGCGGCTGATGACGGGCATGGCGGCGTCCGTCAGGTTTCCTTTATCGATGTAGAACTCGGAGCCTGTGAAGAAGGTGGCCACCGCACCGCCCAGCAACAGCGGACCTACCACGCCGTTTATCACTAAGAACGTGCGGTACGTGGTTTTGCCCAACAGATTTCCCGCCTTGGACTGGAACTCGTAGCTGACGGCCTGCAACACGAAGCTGAAGAGGATAATCATCCACAGCCAGTAGGCGCCGCCGAAACTGGTGCTGTAGAACAGGGGGAAGGAGGCGAAGAACGCACCGCCGAAGGTGACCAGGGTGGTGAAAGTAAACTCCCACTTGCGTCCCGTGGAGTTGATCATCATCTTCTTCTGCTCCTCCGTCTTGCCCAAGCAGAACAGAAGAGAGTTGCCTCCCTGCACGAAGAGCAGGAATACCAGAATCGCTCCCAACAAGGATACTACAAACCACCAATAGTGCTGAAAAAAGATATAAGTGTCCATTGATATTCTAAATTTATGATTTTACGATTTCCTTTTATAATCCCTGATTCTCATTTTTATCCGGTCCCTTGCGAATGGCTTTCAGCATGATGCCCACTTCGGCAATCAGCATGACGGTGAACAGCACAAGGAAGATAAAGAACGTGATTTGTACAGAACCTACATCCAGCTTGGAGATGGCGGCACTTGTGGGCAGCATGTCCTGTATGGCCCACGGCTGGCGCCCGCACTCTGCCACTGCCCATCCGGCCTGTCCGGCAAGGTATCCCAGCGGAATGGTCAGCATGGCCACCCAATGCATCCAGCGCATCCGCGATAAATCTTTCTTGTAGGCCAAGAACAATACCAAGATGAAGAAAAGGATGAAATATCCGCCCAGAATCACCATCACGCGGAACATGTAGAAGGTAAGGGGGACGTTGGGCACCAAATCATTCACATTCTTGATGTAACCGTAACCGAAATAGGCGACATTCTCCTTCAACACACGGGCAGCCTCTTCCGCCTCCACGGCATTGCCCGCTGCTTTGGCTGCACGATAGGCGGCAAAGGCTGCGATGGCTGTCTTTCCTTTCGCTATCTTCTCCTCCGCCGAAAGAGCCATCGTGCCGTCTTTCTGTACATAGCCTCCCTGCAACAAATCGTTGATGCCCGGCACAAATGCATCTACATCACGCTCGGCAAGCAACGAGAGCATTTTGGGTATTTCTATGCGGAAGAGGAAAGGGTCGGCCTCGTCCTGCGGGGTCTGCTTGTCGGGGTTGAGCAGTCCGAAAGCCACCAGTCCGGCACCCTTCCGGCCATCGTAATAGCCCTCCATCGCCGCCAGCTTCATGGGTTGCTTCTGCGCCACCTGATAACCCGAACCGTCGCCCGTCCATGCCGACATCAGAGCCGAGAACAAGCCTACCCATGCGGCAATCTTGATGCTTGCCAAGGCGAACTTCGCGTCGCGCCTCTTCCACAGATACCAGCAACTCACGCCCACCACGAACACGGCCGCCAGCACCCAGCCGGACAATATGCTGTGGAAGAACTTGTTCACGGCCATGGGCGATGTGGCCACCGCCCAGAAGTCTACCATCTCGTTGCGGGCAGTGTCAGGGTTGAACTCCATGCCCACAGGGTTCTGCATCCATGCGTTGGCTACCAGAATCCACCAGGCAGAGATGGTCGCTCCCAACCCCGTAAGCCAGGTGGAGGCGAGGTGGAAGCGCTTGCTCACCT
Protein-coding regions in this window:
- a CDS encoding alpha-galactosidase, yielding MDFKKRTNLFLGTLLLTGGLFAQSVYVFTPNTSLVLSAPEGGKLEYLYYGGKLSDADMQNLEASQWKHAAYPEYGMNCPAETALAVRHADGNMTLQLEVLKVAVSKEADAVKTVVSLKDKVYPFFVDVCYKAWQDADVIEAWTEITHREKNSVLLSQFASAYLPIRRGEVWLSHLYGSWGNEGRLFQEPLAPGMKIIKNKDGVRNSHTSHAEVMFSLDGKPQENTGDVIGAALCYSGNYKLRIDTNDDEYHHFFAGINEENSAYALKKDELFRTPELALTYSGEGLSGSSRNFHRWARLHKLAHGTTPRKVLLNSWEGVYFDINQEGMDQMMADIASMGGELFVMDDGWFGDKYPRKDDRSSLGDWVVDKNKLPQGIEGLLSDAKKHGIKFGIWIEPEMANTVSELYEQHPEWVIKAPGRDLVLGRGGTQVVLDLANPAVQDYVFKIVDNLMTAYPAIDYIKWDANMSIMNHGSQYLTKDNQSHLYIEYHRGFEKVCQRIRSKYPDLTIQACASGGGRANYGVLPYFDEFWVSDNTDALQRVYMQWGASYFFPAIAMASHISATPNHQTFRSIPLKYRIDVAMSGRLGMEIQPKNMTDDEKALCKKAIAEYKLIRPIVQMGDIYRLLSPYDHLGAASLMYVASEKDKAVFYWWKTEHFCNQHLPRVKMAGLCPDKHYKVHELNRIDNVPLKFEGKTFSGAYLMANGLEIPYNHRVDYHKQNDYSSRVLYLEEVK
- a CDS encoding OmpA family protein, which produces MKKMKITALLLCGTILLGSCGTMNNTTKGGIIGGGSGAAAGAIIGGLLGKGKGAAIGAAIGAAVGTGTGVAIGRKMDKKAAEAAKIEGAQVEQVTDVNGLPAVKVAFDAGILFGFNSSALSNNAKSSLRELAQILKEDATTDIAIIGHTDKVGSYDANVKVSNNRAYAVENYLQSCGVSPAQFKKVQGVAYDQYDESKTAAQNRRVEVYLYASEQMIKNAESAN
- the mtgA gene encoding monofunctional biosynthetic peptidoglycan transglycosylase — encoded protein: MKLRKPLRILRNVILFFFISTISAVVLYRFLPIYVTPLMVIRSVQQLSKGESPVWHHTWVSSDKISPHLPMAVIASEDNRFATHNGFDFIEIKKAMKEAEKGRRRRGASTISQQTAKNVFLWPASSWLRKGFEVYFTWMIELCWSKERIMEVYLNSIEMGRGIYGAEAAAKHKFSTTAARLSAGQCALIAATLPNPIRFDSARPSSYIKKRQEQILRLMKLVPKFPPVEKAKERKEKKEKKGKKVK
- a CDS encoding cytochrome d ubiquinol oxidase subunit II; translated protein: MDTYIFFQHYWWFVVSLLGAILVFLLFVQGGNSLLFCLGKTEEQKKMMINSTGRKWEFTFTTLVTFGGAFFASFPLFYSTSFGGAYWLWMIILFSFVLQAVSYEFQSKAGNLLGKTTYRTFLVINGVVGPLLLGGAVATFFTGSEFYIDKGNLTDAAMPVISRWANAGHGLDALLNPWNVVLGLAVFFLSRILGALYFINNINDEELVARCRRSLWGNAGLFLLFFLAFVIRTLVSPGYAVRPETGEVFMEPYKYLTNFLQMPAVLLLFLVGVLAVLWGIVRTLWKASFDRGIWFAGIGTVLTVLSLLLVAGYNNTAYYPSTHHLQSSLTLANSCSSLFTLRVMAYVSILVPFVLAYIFYAWRSIDIRKIDANEMKEGEHTY
- a CDS encoding cytochrome ubiquinol oxidase subunit I produces the protein MFEHIDSSLIDWSRAQFALTAIYHWIFVPLTLGLAVIMGLMETAYYRTGDEFWKRTAKFWMKIFGINFAIGVATGLILEFEFGTNWSNYSWFVGDIFGAPLAIEGILAFFMEATFIAVMFFGWDKVSKRFHLASTWLTGLGATISAWWILVANAWMQNPVGMEFNPDTARNEMVDFWAVATSPMAVNKFFHSILSGWVLAAVFVVGVSCWYLWKRRDAKFALASIKIAAWVGLFSALMSAWTGDGSGYQVAQKQPMKLAAMEGYYDGRKGAGLVAFGLLNPDKQTPQDEADPFLFRIEIPKMLSLLAERDVDAFVPGINDLLQGGYVQKDGTMALSAEEKIAKGKTAIAAFAAYRAAKAAGNAVEAEEAARVLKENVAYFGYGYIKNVNDLVPNVPLTFYMFRVMVILGGYFILFFILVLFLAYKKDLSRMRWMHWVAMLTIPLGYLAGQAGWAVAECGRQPWAIQDMLPTSAAISKLDVGSVQITFFIFLVLFTVMLIAEVGIMLKAIRKGPDKNENQGL